In Daucus carota subsp. sativus chromosome 4, DH1 v3.0, whole genome shotgun sequence, one DNA window encodes the following:
- the LOC135152210 gene encoding uncharacterized protein LOC135152210 yields the protein MEADWIGLPRYSEAYVSGIQAFVENAFPLFSVGEEMKCPCKKCNGQYWHRQDVIYDHLICRGPSALHVQWIYDVSQKKVENSTANIGSDFMDCETGYDFGDNLEAMGKMFENLDDGPDTEAKKIYRHLKEGKQPLYPGCKKFSRLSFMIRLYHLKCSHGISNSAFGELLGLIKDAFPEANMPLSFNAAKDMIRDLGLHYEKIHACPNSCMLYWEANKNKQVCDICGVSRWVIQEKKGSAHNNDPEKLVTKVPANVMRYFPLKPRLQRLFLSKESSKLNTWHAAGRTKDGKLRHPADAETWKTMDAMYPDFSSEIRNISLGVAADGFNPFRSMNLSHSTWPILLVNYNLPPWLCMKQENLILSTLISGPESPGNSIDVYMQPLIAELKELWDVGIQTYDALTDHNFNLRARVLWTISDFPGYAMLSGWSTKGRLACPICHYETCSEYLKHSRKMCYMNHRKYLDPSHKWRFDKKRFNGQIETRQIPDPLTGKDIEELLFGFENQFGKKRKGMGNRKRKIDSPFKKRSIFFNLSYWKHVQLRHNLDAMHIEKNLCDNILGTLLNIGGMSKDHLGARFDLQEMGIRKSLHPVKGADGETYEIMASIFDMTDKEKDVFCKLLKNVKLPYGCAANISRYVHTDERKVVGYKSHDAHFILHYLLQFAAKKSLKPEVAKPLIKLSEFLRGLWSKVIVLDDIERLQEEIVEILCEFEIIFPPAFFDIMVHLPVHLCNEVKCGGPVHLRCMYPIERYLAKLKSYVRNRSKPEGSIAEGYLAEECITFCSRFLVCEEAKENTDFGRCPTNVTYHIGTRRNKDGKVFQLEDSEWKACHTYTLFNSGNKEIEALLEIHRASVEADQTSERYKKEQTHSKEFWRWLKVQVENLDTNSTELQVLALGPNRTARRFSGYFINGYRFHTKKRDSRCTTQNSGVFLTAETTSFANSKDKNPIIGEVNYYGSIEDIFEVDYWGVFRVVMFKCCWYQEEKDPFGLTRVNFNKSRHKSDPYVLASQVQQVFYVEDPIAKSVQYVMKRLPRVWCDAEDQDLLEEENNPPDKHDSNLDFQLQNQVGEFSWFREDIPKRQVPVSPT from the exons ATGGAGGCTGATTGGATAGGACTACCTAGGTACAGTGAAGCATATGTCAGTGGGATTCAAGCATTTGTGGAAAATGCGTTTCCCCTTTTTTCCGTAGGTGAAGAAATGAAGTGCCCCTGCAAGAAATGTAATGGTCAATATTGGCATCGTCAGGATGTGATTTATGATCATCTCATTTGCAGAGGGCCTTCCGCTTTACAtgtccaatggatatatgatgTCTCGCAAAAGAAAGTCGAAAATAGTACCGCAAATATAGGTTCTGACTTTATGGATTGCGAAACGGGGTATGATTTTGGTGATAATTTAGAAGCAATGGGGAAgatgtttgagaatttagacgATGGACCAGATACGGAGGCTAAAAAGATTTATCGGCATCTGAAAGAGGGAAAACAACCACTCTATCCCGGCTGCAAGAAATTTTCTCGTTTAAGTTTTATGATCAGGCTTTACCATTTAAAATGTAGTCATGGAATTAGCAATTCTGCTTTTGGGGAATTATTGGGGTTGATAAAGGATGCTTTCCCCGAAGCAAATATGCCTTTGTCCTTCAATGCTGCGAAGGACATGATTAGGGACTTGGGCCTTCATTACGAGAAAATACATGCTTGTCCCAATAGTTGCATGTTGTATTGGgaagcaaataaaaataaacaagtcTGTGATATTTGTGGGGTATCTAGGTGGGTTATACAAGAGAAGAAAGGGTCTGCCCATAATAACGATCCAGAGAAGTTAGTTACTAAAGTGCCAGCAAACGTTATGAGATATTTTCCACTAAAGCCTAGGCTACAAAGATTGTTCCTGTCCAAGGAATCTTCCAAATTGAACACATGGCATGCAGCGGGAAGGACGAAAGATGGGAAACTAAGGCATCCGGCGGACGCCGAAACTTGGAAGACAATGGATGCTATGTATCCTGATTTTTCTTCGGAAATTCGAAATATTTCACTAGGTGTAGCTGCTGATGGATTTAATCCATTTCGTTCTATGAATTTAAGTCATAGTACATGGCCAATTCTACTTGTAAACTACAACCTCCCACCTTGGCTCTGCATGAAACAGGAAAATTTGATTCTTTCAACGTTAATATCGGGACCAGAATCTCCAGGAAATAGTATCGATGTCTATATGCAGCCTTTGATTGCCGAATTGAAAGAATTATGGGATGTCGGCATCCAAACATATGATGCCTTGACTGATCATAACTTTAATTTACGGGCAAGGGTGCTTTGGACCATTAGTGACTTTCCAGGATACGCTATGTTGTCGGGTTGGAGCACAAAGGGTAGACTAGCGTGTCCAATATGTCACTACGAAACTTGTTCTGAATATCTGAAACATAGTAGAAAAATGTGCTACATGAATCATAGAAAATATCTCGATCCTTCACACAAATGGAGGTTTGACAAGAAAAGATTCAATGGGCAGATTGAAACGAGGCAGATTCCGGATCCATTAACGGGAAAGGATATCGAAGAATTGTTGTTTGGGTTTGAAAATCAATTTGGGAAGAAACGCAAGGGAATGGGAAATAGAAAGCGTAAAATCGACTCTCCTTTCAAAAAGAggtcaatattttttaatttgtcatATTGGAAACATGTTCAACTTCGACACAATCTTGACGCTATGCACATAGAAAAAAACTTATGCGACAATATATTAGGTACTTTACTAAATATTGGTGGCATGTCAAAAGACCACTTGGGTGCTCGCTTTGATTTGCAAGAAATGGGAATAAGGAAGTCACTTCACCCTGTTAAAGGTGCAGATGGAGAGACTTACGAGATTATGGCATCCATCTTTGACATGACAGATAAGGAGAAAGATGTATTTTGCAAGCTGTTGAAGAATGTGAAACTGCCTTATGGCTGTGCTGCTAATATAAGTCGTTACGTGCACACAGACgagagaaaagtagtggggTATAAAAGCCATGACGCGCATTTTATCCTCCACTACTTGTTACAATTTGCTGCAAAGAAATCACTAAAACCTGAGGTGGCAAAGCCGTTGATCAAATTAAGTGAATTTCTTAGAGGCTTATGGAGCAAGGTGATTGTCTTGGATGATATTGAGAGGTTGCAAGAAGAAATTGTTGAAATTCTCTGTGAATTTGAGATAATATTCCCACCTGCCTTCTTTGACATCATGGTTCACCTACCTGTCCATTTGTGTAATGAAGTTAAATGCGGCGGACCGGTGCACCTTCGGTGTATGTATCCTATTGAGCGGTATCTTGCAaagctgaaatcatatgtacGTAATAGGAGCAAACCAGAAGGCTCAATTGCAGAAGGCTACCTAGCAGAGGAGTGTATCACATTTTGTTCAAGATTTTTGGTTTGTGAAGAAGCAAAAGAAAATACTGATTTTGGAAGATGTCCAACAAATGTGACGTACCATATTGGAACAAGAAGGAATAAAGATGGCAAAGTTTTCCAATTAGAAGATTCAGAATGGAAAGCATGTCATACGTACACTCTGTTCAATAGCGGCAATAAGGAAATTGAGGCTTTGCTTGA GATTCATCGAGCTTCAGTTGAAGCAGATCAAACTTCAGAACGATACAAAAAGGAGCAAACACACTCCAAAGAGTTTTGGAGATGGTTAAAGGTCCAAGTTGAAAATCTGGACACCAATTCAACCGAGTTACAAGTGTTAGCATTAGGTCCCAATCGAACAGCGAGGAGGTTTAGCGGGTATTTCATAAATGGTTATCGATTCCACACAAAGAAGAGAGATTCTCGATGCACCACACAAAACAGTGGAGTTTTTTTAACTGCTGAAACCACTAGTTTTGCAAATTCTAAGGACAAAAATCCAATTATCGGGGAAGTGAACTACTATGGGTCTATTGAAGATATTTTTGAAGTTGATTACTGGGGAGTATTCAGGGTGGTTATGTTTAAGTGTTGCTGGTACCAAGAAGAAAAAGATCCCTTTGGTCTGACTAGGGTCAATTTTAACAAGTCCCGTCACAAATCTGATCCTTATGTTCTTGCTTCACAAGTGCAGCAAGTATTCTATGTGGAAGATCCAATTGCAAAATCTGTTCAATATGTTATGAAAAGACTACCAAGGGTTTGGTGTGACGCTGAAGACCAAGATTTgttggaagaagaaaacaacCCTCCTGATAAACATGATTCTAATCTTGATTTCCAACTACAAAATCAAGTTGGTGAATTTAGTTGGTTCAGGGAAGATATCCCTAAAAGACAAGTCCCTGTATCACCAacttaa